TGCTCCACCTTGCAGTCATACATGTCGTCTGCAGAGGGCACGAAGGTCAGATAGCAGAACTTGCGGAACAGATGGTCGGGCTGGGAATAGAAGCTGGTCTGGGCCACCCCCTCGCTGATTATTTGACCGTTGCGCAGCCAGGTGATATTGATCACAGGAGGGAAGATGTTGTCCACCATGCAGATGAGGACGTTGGGCTGCCCCAGCTCCACTCGGAACCTGGGGAGTACCGTCACTCTCGGAGGCACTAGGAAGAATGAGGCCCTGAATCCCAAAGTCTCATCCCTGCAGCTGCGCCTGATTAGGACTGGGATTGAGGGACGTTTCCTCCTATTTAGGCATTTGCAGGCAGGGAATGCTCTGGTACATAACAGCCAgggtggcggtggggggcagagggaaaagaggctGAGGAGGGTCATGGGGGCACCAGGGACTCCTATGTCTGACAGGTCCCTGAGGGGGTGTCCAGGTGAAAGTGTCAGTCCtcaagagggaagaggaggaagagggtgcTGAAAGGGTCTGGGAAGTTCTAGAGCCTCCTGGAAAAGAAAGGGGCTGAGTACAACAGTCACAGAGGCTGAAAGAGGGGCATGCCAGAGTAGATGGGGGCCTGTGAGTGGGAAGAGGCTTCTTTGGACCTCCCCTGCCTaacacagggaaggggagggtgcGAGGAGAGGAAAGGCCGATACCGTTGGTGGCTCTGGTGCGGTTGGAGCGTTCCACCAAGACATCCAGATGGGCTTTGATCACCGCGATGCTGGCCAGCCCATTCTGTGGGTCAAAGTGGGCCAAGTTGCCAAACTCAGGCAAACGCCACACGGCCTCCTTCTTCTTCAGCTCCACAGAGAACAGCTGTTCCCCATCAAATTCATAAGCAAACTGACCCGAGGCACCATAAGACTGGTAGAAGGCTGGTCCATAGGAGCCCATGTGATCAGCTGAATCCGGTGAGTTCAGggtcagagacagaaaagaaaacatatcagTCTCATTAAGAGCATGCGATATGTTGAATCTCTGAGCCTATGCCCCAGGCTGGGTTCTCTGTGGGGACAGAGTTGACTTGTTGAGCTGGTTCTTGGCCAGTGGAAAGGTTGCGGGGCAATagaagggagaggacagagggaaacaGGCCCAGGCCCAACACAATGACAGGAACAGAGACATGAGCGCGGTGTGGCATACCAGGTCGGGAAGAAGAGAGGCCGCCTGGAATCATGCTTGGGATCCCCAAAGTTGAATGTTAGCCATGGTCGTAAGCTCTAGTTGTCCTATGAGGTCCTGTGTGTGAGATGAGTGGTAGTGGGGGCGGGGGATGAGGGAAGATGATTAAGGATGGGAGCATAATGGAGCCTGGGGCACAGAGACACAGTGTGGGTAGGCGTGAGGGGAGAAGAGGTGATGGCTGACAGAAGTAAGAATTAAGATCTGTGACAGAGACCAACCAGATAGGAAAAGGCAGCCTGAGGTATGACAGAGAGCACTGGAAAAGGAGCCTAAAGTTCAAGTCAGGTTTATACCCCAACTCTTTCACCTCAGATTATGATCAAACATGTCTGTTTCCATAACTGAGGCTCAGTTTTTGTTGGAAATTTGGGTTAGATTTTAATTGGTAAGGGACCTTTAGAATTCTATGAAATTGTATGTTCAACAGCCATTAAGGGACTACTATGTGCCCAGCACAAAACTAGGCCCCATGGAAATACAGATGACCAGCTGTAGGTCCCTCACACAAGGAGCTCATGTCTAGAGCAGGAAAAGGCAGATAAACAGTTAACTATCCACATGGTGATAAATACTGCAATAAAACTGGATTTGAATGGACACACTCCAAGCCAGGAAGTGTCAGAGAAATCACTGTGCTCGGCAGGAGTAGAATGGAGGTCCGGGTCtcacaaggaaggaaggaactgggGAGGCACCTGAACCTAGAAAAGTTTGAACCTGCAGCTGGCGTGGCTGAACTGGGCTGACCTGTATATTTTAGGTCTGCAATGGACATGATAGACGTGAGAGAGATTGGGGTTCTCTTGGTAAAGGAAGTTGCCCATAAACCAGagaagaacaatttttttaaaggtttttttaaaaaaatatattttatttatttatttgacagagagagagatcacaggtaggtagagaggctggcagagagagagagagagagagagagagaagcagggtccctgctgaacagagagcccgacgtgggactcgatcccaggaccccgagaccatgacctgagccgaaggcagcggcttaacccactgagccacccaggcgcccccagagaagAACAATTTATGTTCTATACCATCTCTCATGTAACCCTAAATCTCCTCTCCTCACCCAATCCCTCCCAGCACTCACCCTTGATGGCCCCAGTTTCCTGGGGGCTCAGGAGGCTCATCAAGGTGTAGAGTCCCAGGACTAGCCCCCCACTGAGGACCATTGCCCTGGTTCTTTAACTAAGTAATTCTCGGTGTGGGGCCCGTGGAGGAGGtaaacagaaagaggaaggaaacagattcttGGGTGGGGAAGACCCCTGCTATATTCAGCCAATCAGAGACATTCTCTGAGTTCGTGCCGCTGTTGCTGGGGAAAGAAGTAAGGAGCCTAGGTGGAAGGTGAAAGAATGAGCTGGACCCTCATTGCACCGGGGAAGCCTGGCCCCCAGGAGAGTGAAGAGGAGGTTTCTGTTTGGGAGGTGGCAGGGGCTTAAATCAGTCATTACTAAGAACTCCAACAAGAGGCCCcctgaagggagagaaaaggccaTCAGAGAACCACGCAACCGAGCTCAAACAAAACCTCTATCTTGGTCTGGAGTGTAGAGAATCTCAGTCTCCCTATAAGTTTCTGCAGACAGATTTGAAGACATAATAATATAAACTGTACttagaaacttttaaaaggaGATCATGGATacacagaaagaggaaggaaacagattcttGGGTGGGGAAGACCCCTGCTATATTCAGCCAATCAGAGACATGCTCTGATTTTtctaaaatccttaaataaaaaaccctttaaatcactttggaaaacattactTCATTTCATTGTGTTAGAAAAAAATACGTAATTGTGAGAGATGCTCGGAGCAAGGAAGAACTGTAAGGAGTCTCAGTGGACTGTTCTAAGGAGGGCAGAGGGTGCAGGAGAACCTCCATTTGTCCCTCTGGGCCCCCTGGACACCCTTCTCCGTGCTGCCTGCAGGCTGACCTGTGGACAACATCTCCCTGCCCTATGGTTTCTGGTTGGGTTCAGCCaatgggaggcaggggcagaatTTGGTccaatacaaaaaatatatacaaagctAACCATCTCTCTAGATAAGGAAAAGTCTAACCAAATATCTGAAAGAtcatgaaataaatgattttcaGCTTGGAAGGGAACCAAGACATCATCTGAGTCTATGGTTCCAAATCTGGTTACAGagaagaatcacctggggagattcctggggcgcctgggtggctcagtcggttaaacatctgacttgattttggctcagatgatgatctcagggtcatgagatcaagccctgagtcatgctgagcacagagcctccttgggatttctctccctctccctctgcccctcccccttctcgctttcttaaaaaataaaataaatttaaaaaaatacagattcctgggttCCATTCTGACCTGAGTTAAAGCAGCCTTTTCAAGGGCAGAACCAGGAGACCCAGGTTAGTAGCATGCTCCGAAAGTGAGCACCATCAAAACTGAAAAGAACTATGCTTCCAGAAGAGAGTTTGTGGAGGGGTCTTACAATCTTACAGACTTGGACCAGAAACCACATGCTATTTCTACCACATTCCATTGGCAAGAATTAAACAATGACCCTGCCTGAGTACAAcaggaatggaaaaatgaattttagctGTGTGTTCAGGAAGATGTACTGGTCTGGTGAGGACACAGCACTCTCTTTGCCCTTCCCAGCTGTATTTATTGTGATTATTAACATATTTGGacttgtttctaatattttatttatttcaatatttctg
The sequence above is drawn from the Mustela nigripes isolate SB6536 chromosome 5, MUSNIG.SB6536, whole genome shotgun sequence genome and encodes:
- the LOC132017864 gene encoding HLA class II histocompatibility antigen, DO alpha chain, whose product is MVLSGGLVLGLYTLMSLLSPQETGAIKADHMGSYGPAFYQSYGASGQFAYEFDGEQLFSVELKKKEAVWRLPEFGNLAHFDPQNGLASIAVIKAHLDVLVERSNRTRATNVPPRVTVLPRFRVELGQPNVLICMVDNIFPPVINITWLRNGQIISEGVAQTSFYSQPDHLFRKFCYLTFVPSADDMYDCKVEHWGLDEPLLKHWEPQVPIPVPDTTETLICALGLALGLLGFLVGTFLIIRGTCLSRAHR